In one window of Dehalococcoidia bacterium DNA:
- a CDS encoding MaoC/PaaZ C-terminal domain-containing protein — protein MRQQRQAFEYRVTAKNDVPDSWNPIHRDDYARSLGYPGGLVAGVTLYAFAADAAIRALGADWLERGYGAIEFRRPVFDGEELAIRAEPVGEADWRITLSRDGLRAEALAGPYREEIRVDDLERDDTVEPQVLVKDAAMTGALLKRADDRTYTRPELEHFLAAAGLEGTPLAAALLSRGLVPPSVLAALPFTLLWRNYPYSVVIHTASATEWVSPARLGRTLYSWGRVEEARERKGRFFVTQRVLTVDSEGTVVARMLHTGAYEPSR, from the coding sequence ATGAGGCAGCAACGCCAAGCGTTCGAGTACCGGGTGACGGCGAAGAACGACGTGCCCGACTCGTGGAACCCTATTCACCGCGACGACTACGCGCGCTCGCTGGGCTACCCGGGCGGCCTGGTCGCCGGCGTTACCCTCTACGCCTTCGCGGCCGATGCCGCCATCCGCGCTCTCGGCGCCGACTGGCTAGAGAGGGGTTACGGCGCGATCGAGTTCCGGCGTCCGGTCTTCGACGGCGAAGAACTGGCCATCCGCGCGGAGCCGGTCGGCGAGGCGGACTGGCGGATCACGCTGTCGCGCGACGGGCTACGGGCAGAGGCGCTGGCCGGGCCCTATCGCGAGGAGATCAGGGTCGACGACCTCGAGCGCGACGACACGGTGGAGCCACAGGTGCTCGTGAAGGACGCGGCGATGACCGGCGCGTTGCTCAAGAGGGCGGACGACCGTACGTATACAAGACCAGAACTGGAGCACTTCCTCGCTGCGGCGGGCCTGGAAGGAACACCGCTGGCGGCGGCGCTGCTATCGCGCGGGCTGGTCCCGCCCAGCGTCCTGGCCGCACTGCCCTTCACCCTGCTGTGGCGGAACTACCCCTACAGCGTCGTTATCCACACCGCGAGCGCCACGGAATGGGTCTCGCCGGCGCGGTTAGGCAGAACGCTGTACAGTTGGGGACGGGTCGAAGAGGCCCGCGAGCGGAAGGGACGCTTCTTCGTGACGCAACGGGTGCTGACCGTAGACAGCGAGGGAACGGTGGTCGCCCGAATGCTCCACACCGGCGCTTACGAGCCGTCGCGCTGA